The Daucus carota subsp. sativus chromosome 9, DH1 v3.0, whole genome shotgun sequence genome window below encodes:
- the LOC108201995 gene encoding WAT1-related protein At1g68170, translating to MDVFEDLAARDGISVGVMVAQALELFEVVGDGGCSSGGGRWEREGATGEMEAELAALLLNKSHGIFNWGLREEVKSLSAYTYINMTLNKGKICTVVHGLKPTILMVIAESILGGSNVLYKLAVNEGSDLRILVAYRFLFAAAFMIPIAFYVERGSLFQNLYVVSLDLTSATFATAITNLVTAITFVLALCFRLEKLNWEKASGKAKVMGTLLSLAGAMLLTLYKGPDLFSWNTHLNLVNHGENVVRTHPNMILGAFAALGSITCYALWTNLQGLLATGVLFTMVAWCVHMRGPLFVSAFNPLMVVIVALAGPFVLDENWYLGSVLGGITIICGLYVLLWGKAKEMKTKVQLPKTSSGDMSKPLEIVLTPSQAGASENHEIGVYGENSASVVEANADEQPDEIRIVRK from the exons ATGGATGTGTTTGAGGATTTGGCGGCACGTGATGGTATCAGTGTTGGCGTGATGGTGGCCCAGGCTCTGGAGCTTTTCGAGGTCGTTGGAGATGGTGGTTGTAGTAGTGGTGGTGGTAGGTGGGAGAGGGAGGGGGCAACAGGGGAGATGGAGGCTGAGCTGGCGGCGCTGCTTCTGAACAAGAGCCATGGAAT ATTTAATTGGGGTTTGAGAGAGGAAGTGAAAAGTTTGTCTGCATACACATATATCAACATGACATTGAATAAAGGAAAAATATGCACGGTGGTACATGGATTGAAGCCCACAATACTAATGGTGATTGCTGAATCCATTCTTGGTGGTAGTAATGTGTTGTACAAACTGGCTGTCAATGAAGGCTCGGACTTGAGAATTTTGGTGGCTTATCGCTTCTTATTTGCTGCTGCTTTCATGATTCCTATTGCATTCTATGTTGAAAG AGGATCATTGTTTCAAAATTTGTATGTTGTGAGCTTGGACTTAACATCAGCAACATTTGCCACCGCAATCACTAATCTGGTCACTGCCATTACCTTTGTCCTCGCTCTCTGCTTCAG GCTTGAGAAGCTAAACTGGGAAAAAGCATCAGGAAAAGCAAAGGTGATGGGAACACTACTGAGTCTAGCGGGGGCGATGCTTTTAACATTATACAAAGGTCCAGATTTATTTAGCTGGAACACCCATCTTAACCTTGTGAATCATGGTGAAAATGTGGTAAGAACACACCCTAATATGATTCTGGGTGCTTTCGCTGCTCTGGGTAGTATAACATGCTATGCCCTTTGGACCAATCTTCAG GGATTGTTGGCTACAGGAGTGTTGTTTACAATGGTTGCATGGTGTGTGCACATGAGAGGTCCTTTATTTGTTTCAGCTTTTAACCCTTTAATGGTTGTGATTGTTGCCCTGGCCGGACCATTTGTACTGGATGAAAATTGGTATTTGGGAAG TGTGCTTGGAGGAATAACAATAATATGTGGATTATATGTTTTGCTTTGGGGGAAAGCCAAGGAAATGAAGACGAAGGTGCAGTTGCCGAAAACAAGCTCAGGAGATATGTCAAAACCTCTTGAGATCGTCTTAACTCCTTCTCAGGCAGGAGCATCGGAGAACCATGAGATTGGTGTTTATGGCGAAAATAGTGCTTCGGTTGTAGAGGCAAATGCCGACGAACAACCTGATGAAATTAGGATCGTAAGAAAATAA